One region of Bubalus kerabau isolate K-KA32 ecotype Philippines breed swamp buffalo chromosome 6, PCC_UOA_SB_1v2, whole genome shotgun sequence genomic DNA includes:
- the CELF3 gene encoding CUGBP Elav-like family member 3 isoform X3, translating into MNRPIQVKPADSESRGEDRKLFVGMLGKQQTDEDVRKMFEPFGTIDECTVLRGPDGTSKGCAFVKFQTHAEAQAAINTLHSSRTLPGASSSLVVKFADTEKERGLRRMQQVATQLGMFSPIALQFGAYSAYTQALMQQQAALVAAHSAYLSPMATMAAVQMQHMAAINANGLIATPITPSSGTSTPPAIAATPVSAIPAALGVNGYSPVPTQPTGQPAPDALYPNGVHPYPAQSPAAPVDPLQQAYAGMQHYTAAYPAAYSLVAPAFPQPPALVAQQPPPPPQQQQQQQQQQQQREGPDGCNIFIYHLPQEFTDSEILQMFVPFGHVISAKVFVDRATNQSKCFGFVSFDNPASAQAAIQAMNGFQIGMKRLKVQLKRPKDANRPY; encoded by the exons aTGAACAGGCCAATCCAGGTCAAGCCAGCCGACAGCGAGAGCCGAGGAG AAGACCGGAAGCTCTTTGTGGGGATGCTAGGGAAGCAGCAGACAGATGAGGACGTCCGGAAGATGTTCGAGCCTTTCGGGACCATAGACGAGTGCACTGTGCTGCGGGGCCCAGACGGCACCAGCAAAG GCTGCGCCTTCGTGAAGTTCCAGACCCACGCGGAGGCTCAGGCGGCCATCAACACCCTTCACAGCAGCCGGACCCTGCCG ggtgcctcatccagcctggtgGTGAAGTTTGCCGACACGGAGAAGGAGCGCGGTCTCCGCCGAATGCAGCAGGTGGCCACCCAGCTGGGCATGTTCAGCCCCATCGCTCTCCAGTTCGGCGCCTACAGCGCCTACACCCAGGCC CTGATGCAGCAGCAGGCGGCCCTGGTAGCGGCTCACAGTGCCTACCTCAGCCCCATGGCCACCATGGCTGCCGTGCAGATGCAGCACATGGCCGCCATCAATGCCAACGGCCTCATCGCCACCCCCATCACCCCCTCCTCAG GAACCAGCACGCCTCCTGCCATCGCTGCCACACCCGTCTCTGCCATCCCTGCTGCCCTGGGTGTCAACGGCTACAGCCCAGTGCCCACCCAGCCCACCGGGCAGCCTGCCCCTGACGCTCTATATCCCAACGGGGTTCACCCCTACCCAG cccagagCCCCGCGGCCCCTGTGGACCCGCTGCAGCAGGCCTACGCGGGGATGCAGCACTATACAG CAGCTTACCCAGCAGCCTACAGCCTGGTGGCACCTGCGTTCCCACAGCCTCCTGCTCTGGTGGCCCAGCagcccccgccacccccacagcagcagcagcagcagcaacagcagcagcagcaacgggaAG GCCCTGACGGCTGCAACATCTTCATCTACCACCTGCCCCAGGAGTTCACGGACTCAGAGATCCTCCAGATGTTTGTCCCCTTTGGCCATGTCATCTCAGCCAAAGTCTTTGTTGACAGAGCCACCAATCAGAGCAAGTGTTTTG GCTTTGTGAGTTTCGACAATCCAGCCAGCGCCCAGGCTGCCATCCAGGCCATGAATGGTTTCCAGATTGGCATGAAGCGCCTCAAAGTCCAGTTAAAGCGGCCTAAGGATGCCAATCGGCCCTACTGA
- the CELF3 gene encoding CUGBP Elav-like family member 3 isoform X2, whose translation MWMNGYFCLFFWPLEQGQLHQQMNRPIQVKPADSESRGEDRKLFVGMLGKQQTDEDVRKMFEPFGTIDECTVLRGPDGTSKGCAFVKFQTHAEAQAAINTLHSSRTLPGASSSLVVKFADTEKERGLRRMQQVATQLGMFSPIALQFGAYSAYTQALMQQQAALVAAHSAYLSPMATMAAVQMQHMAAINANGLIATPITPSSGTSTPPAIAATPVSAIPAALGVNGYSPVPTQPTGQPAPDALYPNGVHPYPAQSPAAPVDPLQQAYAGMQHYTAAYPAAYSLVAPAFPQPPALVAQQPPPPPQQQQQQQQQQQQREGPDGCNIFIYHLPQEFTDSEILQMFVPFGHVISAKVFVDRATNQSKCFGFVSFDNPASAQAAIQAMNGFQIGMKRLKVQLKRPKDANRPY comes from the exons ATGTGGATGAATGgttacttctgtttatttttttggccactagAACAAGGGCAGCTCCACCAGCAG aTGAACAGGCCAATCCAGGTCAAGCCAGCCGACAGCGAGAGCCGAGGAG AAGACCGGAAGCTCTTTGTGGGGATGCTAGGGAAGCAGCAGACAGATGAGGACGTCCGGAAGATGTTCGAGCCTTTCGGGACCATAGACGAGTGCACTGTGCTGCGGGGCCCAGACGGCACCAGCAAAG GCTGCGCCTTCGTGAAGTTCCAGACCCACGCGGAGGCTCAGGCGGCCATCAACACCCTTCACAGCAGCCGGACCCTGCCG ggtgcctcatccagcctggtgGTGAAGTTTGCCGACACGGAGAAGGAGCGCGGTCTCCGCCGAATGCAGCAGGTGGCCACCCAGCTGGGCATGTTCAGCCCCATCGCTCTCCAGTTCGGCGCCTACAGCGCCTACACCCAGGCC CTGATGCAGCAGCAGGCGGCCCTGGTAGCGGCTCACAGTGCCTACCTCAGCCCCATGGCCACCATGGCTGCCGTGCAGATGCAGCACATGGCCGCCATCAATGCCAACGGCCTCATCGCCACCCCCATCACCCCCTCCTCAG GAACCAGCACGCCTCCTGCCATCGCTGCCACACCCGTCTCTGCCATCCCTGCTGCCCTGGGTGTCAACGGCTACAGCCCAGTGCCCACCCAGCCCACCGGGCAGCCTGCCCCTGACGCTCTATATCCCAACGGGGTTCACCCCTACCCAG cccagagCCCCGCGGCCCCTGTGGACCCGCTGCAGCAGGCCTACGCGGGGATGCAGCACTATACAG CAGCTTACCCAGCAGCCTACAGCCTGGTGGCACCTGCGTTCCCACAGCCTCCTGCTCTGGTGGCCCAGCagcccccgccacccccacagcagcagcagcagcagcaacagcagcagcagcaacgggaAG GCCCTGACGGCTGCAACATCTTCATCTACCACCTGCCCCAGGAGTTCACGGACTCAGAGATCCTCCAGATGTTTGTCCCCTTTGGCCATGTCATCTCAGCCAAAGTCTTTGTTGACAGAGCCACCAATCAGAGCAAGTGTTTTG GCTTTGTGAGTTTCGACAATCCAGCCAGCGCCCAGGCTGCCATCCAGGCCATGAATGGTTTCCAGATTGGCATGAAGCGCCTCAAAGTCCAGTTAAAGCGGCCTAAGGATGCCAATCGGCCCTACTGA